One window of Salegentibacter sp. Hel_I_6 genomic DNA carries:
- a CDS encoding cytochrome C oxidase subunit IV family protein — protein sequence MAHGTAHHHESNTKRIWMVFIILSIVTLVEVVLGILKPAFLTETSFLSMSLLNWIFIILTIYKAYYIAWAFMHLEGETKGLRRAIVWTAVFLISYLIFILLTEGDYIYEVFNTNHVAWDF from the coding sequence ATGGCACACGGTACAGCACATCATCACGAATCTAATACTAAGAGGATATGGATGGTTTTTATAATCCTTTCCATAGTTACACTTGTAGAAGTTGTTTTGGGTATTTTAAAGCCCGCCTTCTTAACAGAAACTTCTTTCTTAAGTATGTCACTCCTTAACTGGATCTTTATAATTCTTACAATATATAAAGCTTATTATATCGCCTGGGCATTTATGCACCTTGAAGGGGAAACAAAAGGCTTGCGTCGCGCTATAGTTTGGACGGCGGTTTTTCTTATAAGTTATCTTATTTTCATCCTTTTAACCGAAGGTGATTATATCTACGAGGTATTCAATACTAACCACGTCGCCTGGGATTTCTAA
- a CDS encoding cytochrome c oxidase subunit 3, protein MEATVVRTGTEGKTWGGGNEPLKSSYGKMMMWFFIVSDALTFSGFLAAYGFSRFKFMDSWPIADEVFNHFPFLHGVDAPMYYVALMTFILIFSSVTMVLAVDAGHQLKKGKVTFYMFLTIIGGVIFLGSQAWEWKNFINGTYGAVYTNGGNILQFVDNEGHRVALADIAVPGASERVEHEAKNGIWFESEKSLPTYSIEEVKAGFAQNTDLLIRTQMMGEDGEKTTLSREESLAKLDSEAAGVVEGANLTRNEYGPPLFADFFFFITGFHGFHVLSGVLINIIIFFNVILGTYERRKSYEMVEKVGLYWHFVDLVWVFVFTFFYLV, encoded by the coding sequence ATGGAAGCTACTGTTGTTAGAACAGGCACCGAAGGTAAAACCTGGGGTGGTGGAAATGAGCCTTTAAAGTCCAGCTATGGCAAAATGATGATGTGGTTCTTCATCGTTTCCGATGCACTTACCTTCTCTGGTTTTCTTGCAGCTTATGGGTTTTCCCGCTTTAAATTTATGGACTCCTGGCCAATTGCCGACGAGGTCTTTAATCACTTCCCATTTTTACACGGCGTAGATGCGCCTATGTACTATGTGGCCTTAATGACTTTTATCCTTATTTTTTCTTCCGTAACTATGGTTTTGGCAGTAGATGCCGGCCACCAGTTAAAGAAAGGAAAAGTAACTTTTTATATGTTTTTAACCATTATAGGTGGTGTTATTTTCCTTGGTTCTCAAGCCTGGGAATGGAAAAATTTTATCAACGGTACTTATGGAGCAGTGTATACCAATGGAGGTAATATTCTTCAATTTGTAGATAACGAAGGCCATAGAGTCGCTCTTGCAGACATTGCAGTTCCGGGAGCATCAGAAAGAGTTGAGCATGAGGCTAAAAATGGAATCTGGTTTGAAAGCGAAAAATCGCTTCCAACTTACTCTATTGAGGAAGTAAAAGCAGGTTTTGCGCAAAATACCGATCTTCTAATTAGAACCCAGATGATGGGTGAAGACGGTGAAAAAACTACGCTTTCCCGCGAAGAGTCTTTAGCTAAATTAGATAGTGAAGCTGCAGGGGTAGTAGAAGGCGCCAACCTTACCCGTAACGAATATGGGCCGCCATTATTTGCTGATTTCTTTTTCTTTATTACCGGTTTTCACGGTTTTCACGTTCTTTCTGGGGTGCTTATCAATATCATTATCTTCTTTAATGTGATTCTTGGTACTTACGAGCGAAGAAAAAGTTACGAGATGGTAGAGAAAGTAGGTCTTTACTGGCACTTTGTAGATTTAGTTTGGGTATTTGTTTTTACATTCTTTTACCTGGTATAA
- a CDS encoding cytochrome c oxidase subunit 3, translated as MDLTQGGDKHKYDRAKKMMLWFGIISMIMTFGGLTSAYVVSKTRPDWLTEFELPGAFFWSTLVIVLSSLTFILAKQSILSGNRRNASAMLIGTLVLAILFVVFQFYGFSEIISNGYYFTGSESSITTSFIYVLVLVHMAHLLAGIITLLVVIYNHFKQRYRKGQMLGIELGATFWHFVDLMWIYLFVFLYFFR; from the coding sequence ATGGATTTAACTCAGGGTGGCGACAAGCACAAATACGACCGGGCAAAGAAAATGATGCTCTGGTTTGGGATTATAAGCATGATAATGACCTTTGGCGGTTTAACGAGTGCTTATGTAGTGAGCAAAACAAGACCAGATTGGCTTACAGAATTTGAACTGCCAGGCGCCTTTTTCTGGAGTACACTCGTTATTGTTTTGAGTAGTTTAACATTTATTCTTGCAAAGCAAAGTATTCTATCGGGAAATCGCAGGAATGCCTCGGCGATGTTAATAGGTACACTTGTTTTGGCTATACTTTTCGTAGTATTTCAATTTTATGGGTTTTCAGAAATTATATCTAATGGTTATTATTTCACGGGAAGCGAAAGCAGTATTACTACCTCTTTTATTTATGTATTGGTCTTAGTACATATGGCCCACCTGCTGGCAGGCATAATCACGCTTTTGGTAGTAATTTATAACCATTTTAAACAACGGTATAGAAAAGGTCAAATGCTTGGAATTGAGCTGGGTGCGACTTTTTGGCACTTTGTTGATCTTATGTGGATTTACCTGTTTGTGTTTTTATATTTCTTTAGATAA
- the cyoE gene encoding heme o synthase, with amino-acid sequence MSSTGVHTPSASILTDFKEITKVRLAVSVVFSSIAGYFLGADSVDFVTVFLLAIGGYFMVGASNAYNQIIERDLDALMDRTKKRPIPDGRMSVSTAFLIASVFTIAGLFVLYIINPKTAMFGAISIFLYVSVYTPLKTKTPLSVFVGAIPGAIPFMLGWVAATGDFSIEPGTLFMIQFFWQFPHFWAIGWWLYDDYKKGGFFMLPTGKRDRGTAIQIILYTVWTILVSLIPVFGVTGKLFLSPVAGAIILLLGLGMMYYALKLYKEKTAQAAKKLMFASVSYITLLQIVYVLDKFLRGWI; translated from the coding sequence TTGAGCAGCACCGGTGTACATACTCCCTCGGCTTCTATCCTAACAGACTTTAAAGAAATTACCAAGGTACGGCTTGCTGTGAGCGTGGTGTTTTCTTCTATTGCCGGTTATTTTCTTGGCGCCGATAGTGTAGATTTCGTTACAGTTTTCTTATTGGCTATAGGTGGTTATTTTATGGTAGGCGCTTCAAACGCCTACAATCAAATTATTGAGCGTGATCTTGATGCGCTTATGGATCGTACAAAGAAACGACCAATTCCCGATGGGAGAATGTCTGTAAGTACGGCTTTTCTAATAGCGAGTGTATTTACTATTGCCGGGCTTTTTGTTTTGTATATAATAAACCCCAAGACGGCTATGTTCGGGGCGATTAGTATTTTTCTTTATGTAAGTGTTTATACCCCACTTAAAACCAAGACACCTTTATCGGTTTTCGTTGGGGCTATTCCGGGAGCTATCCCATTTATGTTAGGTTGGGTAGCGGCAACAGGAGATTTTAGTATAGAACCGGGAACCTTATTTATGATTCAGTTTTTCTGGCAATTTCCTCATTTTTGGGCGATAGGCTGGTGGCTTTATGACGACTACAAAAAAGGAGGTTTCTTTATGTTGCCTACTGGAAAACGAGATAGAGGAACTGCAATACAAATTATTCTTTATACGGTGTGGACGATTTTGGTTTCCTTAATTCCTGTATTTGGAGTTACTGGAAAACTGTTTCTTTCTCCGGTTGCCGGGGCAATAATTCTACTTCTTGGGCTGGGTATGATGTATTATGCCTTAAAGTTGTATAAAGAGAAAACTGCGCAGGCAGCTAAGAAATTAATGTTTGCAAGCGTATCTTATATTACGCTGCTACAAATCGTATATGTTTTGGACAAATTTTTAAGAGGATGGATTTAA